The Kocuria flava nucleotide sequence CCACGTCGTCGGGCCCTGGGCCACGCCGGTGGACCCGGAGGTCCAGGCCGTGCTGCTGCGCCCCGACGGGCACGCCGCGTGGGCCGGGGCCGACCGGCAGGGGCTGACGGAGAGCCTGGGCCGCTGGTTCGGCGCCCCCGCCTGAGCGCGGTGCGCCGCTCAGGCCTCCGGGACGCTCGCGATCTGGATGAGGTTGCCGCAGGTGTCGTCGAGCACGGCCGTGACGGCCGGGCCCATCCGGGTCGGGGGCTGCACGAAGCGCACGCCCAGCGCGCTGAGCCGCTCGTGCTCGGCCTGCACGTCCTGGACCCCGAAGCTGTTCCACGGGATGCCGTCGGCGACCAGCGCCTCCTTGAACGGGGTCACGGCCGGGTGCACGGAGGGCTCCAGCAGCAGCTCGACCCCGTCGGGGGCCTCGGGGGAGACCACGGTCAGCCACCGCGCGCCCCCGGCGGGGACGTCGGTCTTCAGCCGGAAGCCGAGCACGGTCGTGTAGAACTCCAGGGCCTGGGCCTGGTCGTCGACGAAGACGCTGGTGGTGGTGATGATCATGACGGGTCCTTCGGGTCGGCCGCCCCGGACGGGGACGGGAGGGTGTCCAGCCACGTGCGGGCCGCGGCCAGAGGGGTGGGATCGAGGTGGTGGACGGTGGTGCGCCCGGCGGTCGTGGCGGTCACCAGCCCGGCCTCGCGCAGCACGGCCAGGTGCTTGGTCACGGCCTGGCGGGTCATGGCCAGCCCGTGGTTCTCGATCAGGCGCACGGTGAGCTCGAAGAGGGACTGGTCGTTGCGCGCGGCCAGCTCCTCCAGCAGGATCCGCCGGGCCGGGTGCGCGAGGGCCTGGAAGAGGATGTCCACGACCGCAGAATAGGCAACTTGCTGGTTGCCGGTCAAGAGGTGTGCGCGGCCGCCCGCGGCCCGTCGTCGTCCCTGCGCTAGTCTCGGCACGGTCGGGCCCTGCCGCCCCGGGCACCGCACCGCAGGAGAGGTCCTGCCGGGCCCGGTGCGGGGCGTCCGGGGAGGGAGGCATCCGATGCGCCACGAGGTCTGGCCCGTGGTCCACGCCGAGCGGGCCGCCCTGGCCGCCGACCTGAGACGCGTCCCGCGCGCCCGGTGGAACACGCCGTCCTTGTGCCCGGGCTGGGACGTCCACGACGTGCTCGCCCACCTCGTCGACGACGCGAGGACCACCCGGCTCGGCTTCCTCCGGGGTCTCGTGGCCGCCCGCCTCGACTTCGACGCCCTCAACGCCCGCGGGACCGCGCGCGAGAGGGCCGAGGACCCGCAGCGGACCCTCGCGCGGTTCCGGGCCGTGGGCACCCGCACCACCAGCGCCCCGGCGGCCCCGGCCACCCGCCTGGTCGAGGTCTTCGTGCACGGGGAGGACATCCGCCGCCCGCTGGGGCTGTCCCACGCCTGCCCGCCGGGGCCCGTGGCGGTGGCCCTGCGCCACCAGGCCGCCACCCGGGTGTCGTTCGGCGGCGGCCGGGAGCGCATGGACGGCCTGCGCCTGGTGGCCACGGACACCGACCTGGTCCTCGGGGCCGGCGCGGAGGTCCGCGGCACCGCGCTGGCCCTGCTGCTGGCGGTCTCCGGCCGCCCGGTGCGGGCGGGGGAGCTCACCGGCCCGGGTTCGGCCCGGCTGACCGACTCCTGACCGGTCGGAGTGGTGGGTCCGCGGCCCTCGGGCTCAGGAGCGGTCCACGCGGTCGCTGGCGGCTCCGGTCAGGACGCGGGCTGTGTCGACGAGGTGCGCGGTGCGCTCGGCCGCCCGCCGCGGGACCCAGGCGGGCATGCGCGCGTACCACCCCAGGTCGTCGCGGCACCGGGCGCGCAGGACCGAGCCCGACCCGGTGTCCGTGGCGGTGACGGTCAGCTCGGCGGGCAGGGCCCGCCGGCCCCGGGCCGAGGCGGCGCCGGTGAGGCGGAAGCGCAGGTCCGAGCCGACCGTGACGACCACGCGCCGGTGCTCCCGGCGCACCCCGGCCCGCTCGGCCGCGAAGTGCTCGGCGAGCCGGTCCAGGGCCTGGGCGGGCGGCAGTCCGGAGGTCCACTCGTCCTCGAGCACCACGCGCTCATGGCGCGGCGCCCGGCGGGCCCACCGGCCGACGGCGGTGCAGGCCGCGGCCCCGACCACCGGCCAGCCCGCGGCCGCCCACCACGGCAGGTCCGCCCGGAGGAGCAGCCACGGCGGGACGAGGAGCAGCACAGCCCCCGCGGCTCCCGCAGACCAGCACGGTCCGGTGCGCATGGCGACCCCCGTTCCCGGCCGCCGAGCCCCCGCCGGCCGTCCTCACTGTCTTACGGGGCGGGGGTTTGCCATCGCAAGACACGGATGCGGGGACAGCGACACCCCGCGGTCCTGCCGGTCGCCCCGTCGCGGGCCGGCCGCTCCTCGCCGCGGCCCGCCCCGGCGCCTCCGGAACGATCCGGAGTGCCTGGGCTGGTAGCGTGGACGGCGTCGAAGGGGAGTAGTTCCCCGGCCGTCCCCGGGCGGCCGCTGCGGCGTGTCGACATACTGGTCGCTTCCGATGGGGGCCCGGCACGCCACCCGAGCCCGTCAGGGCCCGGGCGAACGAGACCTTCGGCCGGACACCGCTCCGGCCGAGGTCCACCGTCCGCCGGTGCCGCCGCCGGGGCCCTGCCTCGAGGACGACCATGACCCCTTCCTCCGACTCCCCGGCCACCGCTCCGGTGACCCACGAGCCCACCCCCGCCGAGATCCGCCGCTGGCGCCGCTACCTGGCCGACGAGCGCGCCGAAGCCGCCGTCTACCGCGACCTGGCCGCCCGCCGCACCGGCGAGGAGCGGGAGATCCTGCTCGGCCTGGCCGAGGCCGAGACCCGTCACGAGGACCACTGGCGCACCCTGCTCGGACCCCACGTGGGCCACCCCCGCCGCGGGTCGCTGCGCTCGCGGCTGCTCGGCTTCCTCGCCCGCCACTTCGGCTCCGTGTTCGTGCTGGCACTGCTCCAGCGCGCCGAGGCCCGCTCCCCGTACGAGGCCGACGACCACGCCACCGACGCGATGGCCGCCGACGAGCAGATCCACGAGGAGGTCGTCCGGGCGCTGGCCACCCGCGGGCGCAACCGCATGGCCGGCAGCTTCCGGGCCGCCGTCTTCGGCGCCAACGACGGCCTCGTCTCGAACCTGGCGCTGGTCATGGGCATCAGCGCCAGCGGCGTGGGCAGTTCGGTCGTGCTGCTGACCGGGCTGTCCGGGCTGCTGGCCGGGGCCCTGTCCATGGGGGCCGGCGAGTACGTCTCGGTCCGGTCCCAGCGCGAGCTGCTGGAGGCCTCCACCCCCAATGCCGAGACCCGCCACAAGGTCCCGCTGCTCGACGCCGAGGCCAACGAGCTGGCCCTGTTCTACCGGGCCCGCGGCCTGGGGGCCGAGGAGGCCGAGGCCAAGGCCGCCGCGGTCCTCGGCGGCGGGCACGCCGAGCACACCGGGCCCTCGCCGGCCGTCGGGACCGACGAGCACGAGGCGGTCGGCACCGGCCTGGGGGCCGCCGCCTCCAGCTTCTGCTTCTTCGCCTCCGGTGCGGTCCTGCCGATCCTGCCTTATCTCTTCGGGCTCGAGGGCACCGTGGCGGTGGTCGTCGCGGCCGTGGTCGTGGGGCTGGCGCTGCTGTCCACCGGCACGGTCGTGGCGCTGCTCTCGGGCAGCTCCCCGGTGCGGATGGCGCTGCGCCAGCTCGCCATCGGCTACGGCGCGGCCGGGGCCACCTACGCCCTGGGCCTGCTCTTCGGCACCACGGTCGCCTGAGCGGTGCGCACCCCGACGACGACGGAGCCGCCGGCGCTGCCGGATTGATGACCGTTCAATGATCAGTCGAGACGCGGCAGACGAGTACTCTCTGGTAGCTTCGTGGCGGCACTGGCTCACGCCGCTGCCGCGGGCACCGGGGCCAGCATCCCTCGCCGCGCCCCGTGCACCGCAGAACTCACACCTCCGCCGGTGTGAGGGAAACGCCCTCGTCCCGCCGGACGGGGGCGTTTTTTCCTGTCCGCGGACCGCGGACCGCGGACCGTGGTCACGGACCGGTGCCCGTGGACCACCGGCCGCGGGGCAGGTGCTCCGGGCAGCAGGGACTGCCCCGGGGCCGGTGTGCGGCGGGGCGGTGACGGAGTCGACGTTGCCGCCCCGAGCCCGGTGTGAGAACTTCGGGGAGAGCCCGCGCCACGCAGGGCTCCCGGACGAGGGGCGCCGTACCCGGTGTGCGACAAGACGGCCCGTGGAGGTCTCGTCATGTCCTGGTTCGTCCTCGTGCTCTCCGGCGTGCTCGAAGCGGTGTGGGCCACCGCGCTGGGCCGGTCGGAGGGGTTCACCAAGCCGGTCCCGTCCGTCGTCTTCTTCGCCGCCCTGGCCGCCAGCATGGCCGGGCTGGCCTGGGCGATGCGCGAGCTGCCGGTCGGCACCGCCTACGCCGTGTGGGTCGGCATCGGCGCCGTGCTCACCGTGGTCGTCGCGATGACCACCGGTGAGGAGTCGGTCTCGGCGCTGAAGATCCTGTTCCTGACGATGATCGTCGGCGGGGTGGTCGGGCTCAAGCTCGTCCACTGACGCCCGTCAGCCGGCGGGAGCGCTCACGCGAGGGCCCGGCGCATCAGCACCCGCGGGAAGCCGTTGAGCACCGAGGAGGTGTCGGCGGCCTTGGCGAACCCGGCCCGCTCGAACATCGCCCGGGTGCCGACGAAGGCCATGGTCGTGTCCACCCGGCTCCCGCGGTTGTCCACGGGGTAGCCCTCGACGGCCGGGGCGCCGTGTCCCCGGGCGTGCTCGACGGCCCCCTCGAGCAGGGCCTGGGCGATGCCGCGGCGCCGGTGGCCGGCGCGCACCCGGAAGCACCAGATGCTCCACACGGGCAGGTCGTCGACGTGGGGGATCGTCCGGCCGTGGGTGAAGGCGTGCAGCTCCGCCCGTGGTCCCACGCCGCACCAGCCGACGACCAGGTCGCTGTCGTAGGCGAGCACCCCGGGCGGGACCGGCCGGGCGCACAGCTGCCGGACCCGCTCGGCCCGCTCCCGCGGGGCGAGCGCGCGGTTCTCCTTCGACGGGAGGCGGTAGCTGAGGCACCAGCAGACCGCCGAGTCGGGGTTGCGCGGGCCGAGGATCGCGGCGACGTCGTCGAAGCGTTCGGCCGTGGCGGGACGGACGGGAAACGCGGGGGTGGTCATGGCCGCTCCTGGGGAACCCTGCCGGTGGGATCCAGGGTTGAGCGGGTGCCGGGGGAGGGCGAGACCGTGGGGCGGGCGGGCTCAGCGGCCGCGGCGGACCCGGTCGAAGGTCTCGCGGGCGATCGCCCAGGAGGTCTTGCCGACGTCGAAGTGGTCGGTGAGCATGTACACCCCGACCCAGCACTGGTAGGTCCACGACCGCTCGAGGAACCCGGGGTCCTTCGGCCCGGTGTAGCGGGCGTGGACGGCCCGGACGAACTCCTGCCCGTACTCGTGCAGCTCCGCGAAGTCCACGGCCGGGTCGCCCAGGCCCATGTCGCTGAAGTCCAGCACGGCCAGCGCCGCGGCGTCGTCGTCCCACAGCAGGTGCCGGGAGTAGACGTCGTTGTGCACGGGCACCGCGGGCAGCCTCTCCGCCAGCAGCGCGTCGACGGCGGCGAGCATCGCCTCTGCGTCGGCGAGCTCCTGCCGGCTCAGCACGGCGGGCAGGTGCGCCGCGGCCGCGGCCCGGACCTCCCGCTGGTCCTCCGGCAGTGAGACCGGCGCCAGGCGCTCGAGCGGGGTGCCGGCCACGGGGGCGGTGTGCAGACCCGAGAGGAAGCCGGCGAGCTGGTCCACGACCGCCGCGCGCGCCGGGGCGTCCAGGGCGGCGAGGACCTCCGGCTGCAGCGTGCGCCCGGGCAGCAGCGGGTAGCCGGCGAACGAGCCGTCGGGGGCCGTCCGGTCGTAGCGGGGCACGCGCACGGGCAGGCGCGGGGCCAGGTGCTCCAGGACCGCGACCTCCCGGGCGAGGCTCTGCACGTACGGCTCCTCCTGCGGGAAGCGGAACACGAGGGCGTCGTCCAGGACCACGACGACGTGGTCCCAGCCCTCGGTGATCCGCCGCGCCCGGTCCCACCGCAGGTCCGGGAAGGCCGCGGCGATCCGCTCCAGCTCGTCCATCGGGTGCTCCGTCCGCCGTGACCGGGCGGGATCCCGGTGCTCCGGCGCCGACGGTACCGGGCCGCACGGCACGGCGCGCACACCCGTTCTTGCGCATTCCGCAAGACCCGGTGCGGTTGAGGCATTGGCTGGCTACCGTGGAGGGCATGACGACCCCCGCGCACGCCGACGCCCAGGAGCACCCCGCCCACGGACCCCACGGGTCCGGACAGCACGGGGGCGGACAGCCCGGAGCAGGCCACGCCGGTTCCGGCCACCAGGCCCCCGGCGGCGAGGCCGAGCACGCCGAGCTCCTCGCGCTGGACGCGGCGTTGGCCGCGCCGACCGTCGAGCGGGTGGTCGACGAGGTGGCCCGCCACCTGGCCGCGGAGCCGGCCGCGGTCCTCGACCTCGGCTGCGGCCCCGGCGGGGGCACGCTGGCCCTGACCCGGCGCTTCCCGTCCGCGTCCGTGACCGCGGTCGACCGCTCCCCGGTGATGCTCGAGCGCGTGCGCACCGCCGCCCGCGCGGCAGGGCTCGGCGGCCGGGTGCGCACCGTGCCGGCGGACCTCTCCGGGGCCTGGCCCTCCCTGGACCGCGCCGACCTTGTGTGGGCCGCCTCTGTGCTGCACGAGCTCGCCGATCCGCAGCCCTTCCTCGGCGGCGCCCGCGCGGTGCTGCGGCCCGGCGGACTGCTCGCGGTCGTCGAGCTCGACGGGCTGCCCGGGTTCCTGCCCGCCGACCCCGGGGCCGGGCGGTCCGGGCTCGAGGACCGCTGTCACGCGGCCCTTGCCGCGGCGGGCTGGAGCGCCCACCCCGACTGGCGCCCGGTGCTCGAGCGCGCCGGCCTCGAGGTCCTCGCCGTGCGCACCGTCGACACCGTGGCCCCGCCCGCCGGGGCGGGGACCACCCGCTACGCCCGGGCCTGGTTCGCCCGCATGCGCCCGGCCCTCGAGGGGCGGCTGGCCGCCGGCGACCTCGCGGTCCTCGACGCGCTCCTGGACCCGGAGGACCCCGCGGCGCTGCGCCACCGCCGGGACCTGGCCTTCCGCAGCGGGCGCACCGTCTGGATCGCCCGCCGCCCCTGATCCGGCCGCCGCACCGGCACCCGTCCCACCCGCCCCACCGCACGAGGAGGTTCCCGTGACCCGTCAGACCCGCCCCGAGACCTGCGACGTCGTCGTCGTGGGAGGGGGTGCGGCCGGCCTCAGCGCCGCCGTCGCCCTGGCCCGCTCCCTGCGCTCGGTCGTCGTCGTCGACGCCGGCGAGCCCCGCAACGCCCCCGCCGCCGGCGCCCACAACGTCCTCGGCCGCGAGGGCGTCGCCCCGCTCGAGCTGCTGGCCGCCGGCCGGGCCGAGGCCGAGGGGTACGGGGCACGGGTGCGCGCCGACCGCGCCGTGGCCGTGCGGCGGGCCGACGACGACGGCTTCGCGGTCGAGCTCGCCGGCGGCGCCGTCCTGCGGGCCCGGCGCCTGCTGCTGGCCACCGGTCTCGTCGACGAGCTGCCCGAGCTGCCAGGCCTGCGCCCCTACTGGGGGACCGGCGTGCTCCACTGCCCGTACTGCCACGGGTGGGAGGTCCGCGGCCGGCGGATCGTCGTGCTCGGCAGCAGCCCGAACAGCGTCCACCAGGCCCTGCTCTTCCGGCAGCTCAGCGAGGACGTCGCGCTCGTGCGCCACACCATGCCCGACCCGGGCCCGGAGGCCGCGGAGCAGCTGGCCGCCGCGGGCATCGCCGTGGTCGAGGCCACCGCCGCCGGGGTCCGCGGCGCCGACGGGGTGCTGCGGGCCCTCGTCCTGTCCGACGGCACCGAGCTGGCCGCCGACGCCGTCGTCGTCGCCCCGCGCTTCGCGGCCCGCACCGGGCTC carries:
- a CDS encoding VOC family protein, whose amino-acid sequence is MIITTTSVFVDDQAQALEFYTTVLGFRLKTDVPAGGARWLTVVSPEAPDGVELLLEPSVHPAVTPFKEALVADGIPWNSFGVQDVQAEHERLSALGVRFVQPPTRMGPAVTAVLDDTCGNLIQIASVPEA
- a CDS encoding ArsR/SmtB family transcription factor produces the protein MDILFQALAHPARRILLEELAARNDQSLFELTVRLIENHGLAMTRQAVTKHLAVLREAGLVTATTAGRTTVHHLDPTPLAAARTWLDTLPSPSGAADPKDPS
- a CDS encoding maleylpyruvate isomerase family mycothiol-dependent enzyme; the encoded protein is MRHEVWPVVHAERAALAADLRRVPRARWNTPSLCPGWDVHDVLAHLVDDARTTRLGFLRGLVAARLDFDALNARGTARERAEDPQRTLARFRAVGTRTTSAPAAPATRLVEVFVHGEDIRRPLGLSHACPPGPVAVALRHQAATRVSFGGGRERMDGLRLVATDTDLVLGAGAEVRGTALALLLAVSGRPVRAGELTGPGSARLTDS
- a CDS encoding VIT1/CCC1 transporter family protein produces the protein MTPSSDSPATAPVTHEPTPAEIRRWRRYLADERAEAAVYRDLAARRTGEEREILLGLAEAETRHEDHWRTLLGPHVGHPRRGSLRSRLLGFLARHFGSVFVLALLQRAEARSPYEADDHATDAMAADEQIHEEVVRALATRGRNRMAGSFRAAVFGANDGLVSNLALVMGISASGVGSSVVLLTGLSGLLAGALSMGAGEYVSVRSQRELLEASTPNAETRHKVPLLDAEANELALFYRARGLGAEEAEAKAAAVLGGGHAEHTGPSPAVGTDEHEAVGTGLGAAASSFCFFASGAVLPILPYLFGLEGTVAVVVAAVVVGLALLSTGTVVALLSGSSPVRMALRQLAIGYGAAGATYALGLLFGTTVA
- a CDS encoding DMT family transporter encodes the protein MSWFVLVLSGVLEAVWATALGRSEGFTKPVPSVVFFAALAASMAGLAWAMRELPVGTAYAVWVGIGAVLTVVVAMTTGEESVSALKILFLTMIVGGVVGLKLVH
- a CDS encoding GNAT family N-acetyltransferase; this translates as MTTPAFPVRPATAERFDDVAAILGPRNPDSAVCWCLSYRLPSKENRALAPRERAERVRQLCARPVPPGVLAYDSDLVVGWCGVGPRAELHAFTHGRTIPHVDDLPVWSIWCFRVRAGHRRRGIAQALLEGAVEHARGHGAPAVEGYPVDNRGSRVDTTMAFVGTRAMFERAGFAKAADTSSVLNGFPRVLMRRALA
- a CDS encoding phosphotransferase family protein, giving the protein MDELERIAAAFPDLRWDRARRITEGWDHVVVVLDDALVFRFPQEEPYVQSLAREVAVLEHLAPRLPVRVPRYDRTAPDGSFAGYPLLPGRTLQPEVLAALDAPARAAVVDQLAGFLSGLHTAPVAGTPLERLAPVSLPEDQREVRAAAAAHLPAVLSRQELADAEAMLAAVDALLAERLPAVPVHNDVYSRHLLWDDDAAALAVLDFSDMGLGDPAVDFAELHEYGQEFVRAVHARYTGPKDPGFLERSWTYQCWVGVYMLTDHFDVGKTSWAIARETFDRVRRGR
- a CDS encoding class I SAM-dependent methyltransferase, which translates into the protein MTTPAHADAQEHPAHGPHGSGQHGGGQPGAGHAGSGHQAPGGEAEHAELLALDAALAAPTVERVVDEVARHLAAEPAAVLDLGCGPGGGTLALTRRFPSASVTAVDRSPVMLERVRTAARAAGLGGRVRTVPADLSGAWPSLDRADLVWAASVLHELADPQPFLGGARAVLRPGGLLAVVELDGLPGFLPADPGAGRSGLEDRCHAALAAAGWSAHPDWRPVLERAGLEVLAVRTVDTVAPPAGAGTTRYARAWFARMRPALEGRLAAGDLAVLDALLDPEDPAALRHRRDLAFRSGRTVWIARRP
- a CDS encoding NAD(P)/FAD-dependent oxidoreductase, whose protein sequence is MTRQTRPETCDVVVVGGGAAGLSAAVALARSLRSVVVVDAGEPRNAPAAGAHNVLGREGVAPLELLAAGRAEAEGYGARVRADRAVAVRRADDDGFAVELAGGAVLRARRLLLATGLVDELPELPGLRPYWGTGVLHCPYCHGWEVRGRRIVVLGSSPNSVHQALLFRQLSEDVALVRHTMPDPGPEAAEQLAAAGIAVVEATAAGVRGADGVLRALVLSDGTELAADAVVVAPRFAARTGLYEQLGGTPTDHPFGAYVAGDPTGRTEIPGVWVAGNAADLSAMVSVAGGAGVLAGAAINADLVREDVEAAVRARSAAPARTG